In the Sarcophilus harrisii chromosome 1, mSarHar1.11, whole genome shotgun sequence genome, one interval contains:
- the SEMA3F gene encoding semaphorin-3F isoform X1, which produces MPAAVLLFWASLLTGAWPAALTKDYLFATPRVQLSFKELKATGTAHFFNFLLNTTDYRILLKDEDHDRMYVGSKDYILSLDLHDINREPLIIHWAASPQRIEECVLSGKNSNGECGNFIRLIQPWNRTHLYVCGTGAYNPVCTYVNRGRKAQDYIFYLEPEKLESGKGKCPYDPKVDSVSALINEELYAGVYIDFMGTDAAIFRTLGKQTAMRTDQYNSRWLNDPSFVHAQLIPDSAERNDDKLYFFFREKSTEAPQSPAVYARIGRICLNDDGGHCCLVNKWSTFLKARLICSVPGPDGIETHFDELQDVFVQQTQDVKNPVIYAVFTSSGSVFRGSAVCVYSMADIRMVFNGPFAHKEGPNYQWMPFTGKMPYPRPGTCPGGTFTPSMKSTKDYPDEVINFMRTHPLMFNAVYPLQRRPLVVRTNARYRFTTIAVDQVDAADGRYEVLFLGTDRGTVQKVIVLPKDDMETEELMLEEVEVFKVPAPIKTMTISSKRQQLYVASAVGVTHLGLHRCHTYGAACADCCLARDPYCAWDGKFCSRYSASSKRRSRRQDIRHGNPIRQCRGFNSNVNKNTVESVQYGVEGSAAFLECQPRSPQATIKWLFQRDANDRRKELRAEERMLRTEPGLLLRALQLSDAGLYTCTATENNFKHVVTRVQLHVLSREAVHAVLFPAGAAVAALQPPGADPATAGLRSPTPPYQELAQLLAQPEMGLINQYCQGYWRHAPPSHKEAPGGLKTPELPDQKKPRNRRNHQPDT; this is translated from the exons AACTGAAGGCTACGGGCACTGCTCATTTCTTCAACTTCCTGCTGAACACAACAGATTATCGGATCCTGCTAAAGGATGAAGACCACGACCGGATGTATGTGGGCAGCAAGGATTACATCCTGTCCTTGGATCTCCATGACATCAACAGAGAGCCCCTCATC ATCCACTGGGCGGCCTCCCCTCAGAGGATCGAGGAGTGTGTGCTCTCGGGGAAGAACAGCAAT GGGGAATGTGGGAACTTCATTCGGCTCATCCAGCCCTGGAATCGGACACATCTGTATGTGTGTGGGACAGGTGCCTACAACCCCGTGTGTACTTATGTCAATCGAGGGCGCAAAGCACAG GATTATATATTCTACTTAGAGCCGGAGAAACTGGAATCGGGAAAAGGCAAATGTCCTTATGATCCCAAAGTGGACAGCGTCTCTGCCCTGATCA ATGAAGAATTATATGCCGGCGTGTACATAGATTTCATGGGCACAGACGCAGCCATCTTCCGGACCCTGGGCAAACAGACGGCCATGAGGACAGACCAGTATAACTCTCGCTGGCTCAATG ATCCTTCGTTCGTGCACGCGCAGCTCATCCCGGACAGCGCCGAGCGGAATGACGACAAGCTCTACTTCTTCTTCCGAGAAAAGTCCACGGAGGCCCCCCAGAGCCCGGCTGTCTATGCCCGCATCGGCCGCATCTGCCTG AACGATGATGGGGGTCACTGCTGCTTGGTAAATAAATGGAGCACCTTCCTGAAGGCGCGGCTCATCTGCTCTGTCCCTGGCCCCGATGGCATCGAGACCCACTTTGACGAGCTTC AGGATGTGTTTGTGCAGCAAACCCAGGACGTGAAAAACCCCGTCATCTATGCCGTCTTCACATCATCAGG CTCCGTGTTCAGAGGCTCTGCAGTCTGCGTGTACTCCATGGCCGATATCCGCATGGTCTTCAACGGACCCTTTGCCCACAAGGAGGGGCCCAACTACCAGTGGATGCCTTTTACGGGCAAGATGCCCTATCCTCGCCCTGGCACT TGTCCAGGGGGCACCTTCACGCCATCCATGAAATCAACCAAGGACTACCCGGACGAGGTCATTAACTTCATGCGCACCCACCCGCTGATGTTCAACGCGGTGTACCCCCTGCAGCGGCGGCCTCTGGTGGTCAGGACCAACGCCCGCTACCGCTTCACCACCATCGCCGTGGACCAGGTGGATGCGGCCGACGGGCGCTATGAGGTGCTTTTCCTGGGCACAG ACCGAGGCACTGTGCAGAAAGTTATCGTGCTGCCCAAGGATGACATGGAGACAGAGGAGCTGATGCTGGAGGAGGTTGAAGTTTTCAAG GTTCCAGCTCCGATTAAAACAATGACCATCTCCTCCAAGCGG CAACAACTGTATGTGGCTTCTGCCGTGGGCGTAACCCACCTGGGCCTGCATCGTTGCCACACCTACGGGGCCGCCTGTGCCGACTGCTGCCTTGCCAGGGACCCCTACTGCGCCTGGGATGGCAAATTCTGCTCCCGGTATTCGGCTTCCTCCAAAAG aCGGAGCCGCCGCCAAGACATCCGCCATGGCAACCCCATTCGTCAGTGCAGAGGTTTCAATTCCAATG TCAATAAGAACACCGTGGAATCAGTGCAGTACGGGGTTGAGGGCAGTGCTGCCTTCCTGGAGTGTCAGCCCCGATCCCCGCAGGCCACCATCAAGTGGCTTTTCCAAAGAGATGCCAATGACCGGAGAAAGGAG CTTCGAGCAGAGGAGCGCATGCTGCGGACCGAGCCCGGCCTGCTGCTGCGGGCCCTTCAGCTGAGCGATGCCGGCCTCTACACTTGTACCGCCACTGAGAACAACTTCAAGCACGTGGTCACTCGTGTCCAGCTGCACGTCCTCAGCCGAGAAGCTGTTCATGCTGTGCTCTTCCCGGCGGGCGCTGCTGTGGCTGCCCTGCAGCCCCCTGGGGCTGACCCTGCCACAGCCGGCCTCAGGTCCCCTACACCCCCCTACCAGGAGCTGGCTCAGCTCCTGGCCCAGCCCGAAATGGGACTCATCAACCAGTACTGTCAGGGATACTGGCGCCATGCGCCCCCAAGCCACAAAGAGGCCCCTGGGGGGCTCAAGACCCCTGAGCTCCCGGACCAGAAAAAGCCTCGAAACCGTCGTAATCACCAGCCGGACACATGA
- the SEMA3F gene encoding semaphorin-3F isoform X2, whose translation MPAAVLLFWASLLTGAWPAALTKDYLFATPRVQLSFKELKATGTAHFFNFLLNTTDYRILLKDEDHDRMYVGSKDYILSLDLHDINREPLIIHWAASPQRIEECVLSGKNSNGECGNFIRLIQPWNRTHLYVCGTGAYNPVCTYVNRGRKAQAVELTHTLQARGRGSRATDAAAVSPTVAAQHQDYIFYLEPEKLESGKGKCPYDPKVDSVSALINEELYAGVYIDFMGTDAAIFRTLGKQTAMRTDQYNSRWLNDPSFVHAQLIPDSAERNDDKLYFFFREKSTEAPQSPAVYARIGRICLNDDGGHCCLVNKWSTFLKARLICSVPGPDGIETHFDELQDVFVQQTQDVKNPVIYAVFTSSGSVFRGSAVCVYSMADIRMVFNGPFAHKEGPNYQWMPFTGKMPYPRPGTCPGGTFTPSMKSTKDYPDEVINFMRTHPLMFNAVYPLQRRPLVVRTNARYRFTTIAVDQVDAADGRYEVLFLGTDRGTVQKVIVLPKDDMETEELMLEEVEVFKVPAPIKTMTISSKRQQLYVASAVGVTHLGLHRCHTYGAACADCCLARDPYCAWDGKFCSRYSASSKRRSRRQDIRHGNPIRQCRGFNSNVNKNTVESVQYGVEGSAAFLECQPRSPQATIKWLFQRDANDRRKELRAEERMLRTEPGLLLRALQLSDAGLYTCTATENNFKHVVTRVQLHVLSREAVHAVLFPAGAAVAALQPPGADPATAGLRSPTPPYQELAQLLAQPEMGLINQYCQGYWRHAPPSHKEAPGGLKTPELPDQKKPRNRRNHQPDT comes from the exons AACTGAAGGCTACGGGCACTGCTCATTTCTTCAACTTCCTGCTGAACACAACAGATTATCGGATCCTGCTAAAGGATGAAGACCACGACCGGATGTATGTGGGCAGCAAGGATTACATCCTGTCCTTGGATCTCCATGACATCAACAGAGAGCCCCTCATC ATCCACTGGGCGGCCTCCCCTCAGAGGATCGAGGAGTGTGTGCTCTCGGGGAAGAACAGCAAT GGGGAATGTGGGAACTTCATTCGGCTCATCCAGCCCTGGAATCGGACACATCTGTATGTGTGTGGGACAGGTGCCTACAACCCCGTGTGTACTTATGTCAATCGAGGGCGCAAAGCACAG GCCGTGGAGCTGACACACACCCTTCAGGCCAGAGGCCGGGGCAGCAGAGCCACGGATGCCGCCGCTGTCAGCCCAACTGTGGCCGCCCAGCACCAG GATTATATATTCTACTTAGAGCCGGAGAAACTGGAATCGGGAAAAGGCAAATGTCCTTATGATCCCAAAGTGGACAGCGTCTCTGCCCTGATCA ATGAAGAATTATATGCCGGCGTGTACATAGATTTCATGGGCACAGACGCAGCCATCTTCCGGACCCTGGGCAAACAGACGGCCATGAGGACAGACCAGTATAACTCTCGCTGGCTCAATG ATCCTTCGTTCGTGCACGCGCAGCTCATCCCGGACAGCGCCGAGCGGAATGACGACAAGCTCTACTTCTTCTTCCGAGAAAAGTCCACGGAGGCCCCCCAGAGCCCGGCTGTCTATGCCCGCATCGGCCGCATCTGCCTG AACGATGATGGGGGTCACTGCTGCTTGGTAAATAAATGGAGCACCTTCCTGAAGGCGCGGCTCATCTGCTCTGTCCCTGGCCCCGATGGCATCGAGACCCACTTTGACGAGCTTC AGGATGTGTTTGTGCAGCAAACCCAGGACGTGAAAAACCCCGTCATCTATGCCGTCTTCACATCATCAGG CTCCGTGTTCAGAGGCTCTGCAGTCTGCGTGTACTCCATGGCCGATATCCGCATGGTCTTCAACGGACCCTTTGCCCACAAGGAGGGGCCCAACTACCAGTGGATGCCTTTTACGGGCAAGATGCCCTATCCTCGCCCTGGCACT TGTCCAGGGGGCACCTTCACGCCATCCATGAAATCAACCAAGGACTACCCGGACGAGGTCATTAACTTCATGCGCACCCACCCGCTGATGTTCAACGCGGTGTACCCCCTGCAGCGGCGGCCTCTGGTGGTCAGGACCAACGCCCGCTACCGCTTCACCACCATCGCCGTGGACCAGGTGGATGCGGCCGACGGGCGCTATGAGGTGCTTTTCCTGGGCACAG ACCGAGGCACTGTGCAGAAAGTTATCGTGCTGCCCAAGGATGACATGGAGACAGAGGAGCTGATGCTGGAGGAGGTTGAAGTTTTCAAG GTTCCAGCTCCGATTAAAACAATGACCATCTCCTCCAAGCGG CAACAACTGTATGTGGCTTCTGCCGTGGGCGTAACCCACCTGGGCCTGCATCGTTGCCACACCTACGGGGCCGCCTGTGCCGACTGCTGCCTTGCCAGGGACCCCTACTGCGCCTGGGATGGCAAATTCTGCTCCCGGTATTCGGCTTCCTCCAAAAG aCGGAGCCGCCGCCAAGACATCCGCCATGGCAACCCCATTCGTCAGTGCAGAGGTTTCAATTCCAATG TCAATAAGAACACCGTGGAATCAGTGCAGTACGGGGTTGAGGGCAGTGCTGCCTTCCTGGAGTGTCAGCCCCGATCCCCGCAGGCCACCATCAAGTGGCTTTTCCAAAGAGATGCCAATGACCGGAGAAAGGAG CTTCGAGCAGAGGAGCGCATGCTGCGGACCGAGCCCGGCCTGCTGCTGCGGGCCCTTCAGCTGAGCGATGCCGGCCTCTACACTTGTACCGCCACTGAGAACAACTTCAAGCACGTGGTCACTCGTGTCCAGCTGCACGTCCTCAGCCGAGAAGCTGTTCATGCTGTGCTCTTCCCGGCGGGCGCTGCTGTGGCTGCCCTGCAGCCCCCTGGGGCTGACCCTGCCACAGCCGGCCTCAGGTCCCCTACACCCCCCTACCAGGAGCTGGCTCAGCTCCTGGCCCAGCCCGAAATGGGACTCATCAACCAGTACTGTCAGGGATACTGGCGCCATGCGCCCCCAAGCCACAAAGAGGCCCCTGGGGGGCTCAAGACCCCTGAGCTCCCGGACCAGAAAAAGCCTCGAAACCGTCGTAATCACCAGCCGGACACATGA